From one Rhodamnia argentea isolate NSW1041297 chromosome 1, ASM2092103v1, whole genome shotgun sequence genomic stretch:
- the LOC115752838 gene encoding LOW QUALITY PROTEIN: nicotianamine synthase (The sequence of the model RefSeq protein was modified relative to this genomic sequence to represent the inferred CDS: deleted 2 bases in 1 codon; substituted 3 bases at 3 genomic stop codons) has protein sequence MVCHGDPLIXRVFELREKIFSLDSLKPSEDVDTLFTQLVLTCTPWRCHRCLHIDIARLYKKAQEMSSDLKRLCGXTEGLLESHFATVLGCFDRPIENLEIFPNYEDYLXLAQLEFTLLTQHCPHVPNKVAFVGSGPLPLTSVFLASNHLTTALVPNYDVNPLANSKAMRSVSFYLGLFKRLSFRTRNVLEVRRELEEYDAVFLAALMGINEEEKARVIEPLGGYMKSGAILMARRVHSARAFLYPVVDVHSDLGGFEVLSVFHTEDDVINSVIVARKY, from the exons ATGGTTTGCCACGGAGACCCGTTGATCTGAAGAGTCTTCGAGCTGCGCGAGAAGATCTTCAGTCTCGACAGCCTCAAACCATCCGAAGATGTCGACACCCTCTTCACGCAGCTTGTCCTCACGTGCACGCCC TGGCGCTGCCACCGCTGCCTCCACATCGACATCGCCAGGTTATACAAGAAGGCTCAAGAAATGAGTTCGGACCTCAAAAGGCTGTGTGGATAGACGGAGGGCCTCCTGGAGAGCCATTTCGCGACGGTCCTGGGGTGTTTCGATCGCCCGATTGAGAATCTTGAAATCTTCCCTAACTATGAGGATTACCTCTAGTTGGCCCAGCTCGAGTTCACCCTCTTGACCCAACACTGCCCTCACGTCCCCAACAAGGTTGCCTTCGTGGGTTCTGGCCCCCTCCCTCTCACCTCCGTATTCCTAGCCTCGAATCACTTGACGACCGCCTTGGTCCCCAACTACGACGTCAACCCCTTGGCTAATTCCAAAGCGATGCGGTCGGTCTCGTTTTACCTGGGCTTGTTCAAGAGGCTGTCGTTCCGCACTCGTAATGTCCTCGAAGTTAGGAGAGAGTTGGAGGAGTACGACGCCGTGTTTCTCGCGGCACTCATGGGCATCAACGAGGAAGAGAAGGCTAGGGTGATCGAGCCCTTGGGGGGGTACATGAAGAGCGGGGCTATTTTGATGGCGAGGCGCGTGCACAGCGCTAGGGCTTTTCTGTATCCGGTGGTCGATGTCCACAGTGATCTCGGAGGGTTTGAGGTTCTTTCGGTGTTTCATACCGAGGATGACGTTATCAATTCAGTTATCGTCGCACGCAAGTATTGA
- the LOC115752777 gene encoding protein SEMI-ROLLED LEAF 2: protein MGFISRKIFPACGSMCVCCPAMRSRSRQPVKRYKKLLADIFPKSPDGSPSDRKIGKLCEYAAKNPFRIPKIVKYLEERCYKELRSEHIKFINIAVEAYNKLLCMCKEQMVYFAVSLLTVVSELLDNGKQDSLQILGCQTLMKFIYSQSDSTYAHNIEKFVHKVCILAQKSGEGRQRCALRASSLQCLSAMVWFMVEFSSIFDGFDEIVQVTLDNYEPDMCNEDEDERGGSLHNWVDEVVRSEGRTAGESSPNCIILRPRPVFKDPSLLTKEELETPTVWAQICLQRMADLAKESITTMRRVMDRMLAYFDSGHHWVPRDGLSLIVLSDMSYKLESSGNQQLILASVIRHLDHKNIFHDLQLKSCVIRVATALARQIRISSALTEIGSVSDLCRHLRKSLQATVEAVGEEELNLNHSLQNAIEDCLVEIAKGVCDAQPLFDLMAIMLEKMPTAGAVARATMGSSIILAHMIALVSVSSARRQVFPEALLVQLLNVMLYPDVEVRVRGHQILSILLVPNSSCPRQVASSVRANCPYDSRRWESSTASALASITARLEKLRREKNGAMPEKQGNAVQDDFKGMDISNEEGKQGFARKNSPNFCKISIMEKTAGSAGLSDVEPYILKFSEDQIGQLLSALWIQANLPDNLPSNFEAIAHSFVLTLLSSRLTNHSKNLVIHFFHLPLSLRIISLDANNGMLFPACRRSIFTLATSMLMFAAKIYQIHDLNDLLKSVDPSNMDPYLGIGEDLQLFVRPQADVREYGSALDNQNASSFLLHLRSQMFEPDKVLLNILIQSLSNITEVAGEYLAKQLSEAYKPEDEFVFGPQLILDLDNNQIVVHSKKSLSFDKEFSTNSSVEDDTMSEASVVMTGMPSTPSFSDVISVGKLLETALEVAGQVAGTTVSTSPLPYNTMASQCEALGTGPRRKLSNWLAHENNCARSAADHFLPETDGRTAIRRITGNVAPLQGDIMPMDQCLTMKLPPASPFDNFLKAAGC, encoded by the exons ATGGGTTTCATTTCCAGGAAGATCTTCCCAGCATGTGGAAGCATGTGTGTGTGCTGCCCTGCTATGAGGTCAAGATCTCGTCAACCTGTCAAGAGATACAAGAAGCTTCTTGCTGACATTTTCCCCAAATCCCCT GATGGTTCACCCAGTGACAggaaaattggcaaattatgtGAATACGCTGCAAAAAACCCTTTTCGAATTCCAAAG ATTGTCAAGTATCTCGAAGAGAGGTGCTACAAAGAGCTTCGAAGCGAGCACatcaaattcataaatattgCTGTCGAGGCCTATAACAAGTTGCTGTGCATGTGCAAGGAGCAGAT ggTATATTTTGCTGTTAGTTTGTTGACTGTCGTTAGCGAGCTTTTGGATAATGGCAAGCAAGACTCTCTGCAGATACTTGGTTGCCAGACCTTGATGAAATTCATCTACAGCCAG TCAGATTCAACTTATGCTCATAACATCGAGAAGTTTGTACATAAAGTATGTATACTGGCACAAAAGAGTGGGGAAGGCCGCCAACGGTGTGCTTTGAGGGCTTCAAGCTTGCAATGTCTGTCTGCCATG GTTTGGTTTATGGTAGAGTTTTCAAGCATATTTGATGGTTTTGACGAG ATTGTCCAAGTCACTTTAGACAACTATGAGCCTGATATGTGTAATGAAGACGAGGATGAAAGAGGTGGATCACTTCACAATTGGGTCGATGAAGTTGTAAGATCTGAAGGCAGAACTGCAGGGGAGAGTAGTCCTAACTGCATCATCTTGAGGCCGCGGCCTGTGTTTAAGGATCCTTCACTATTAACAAA AGAGGAGCTTGAGACACCGACGGTATGGGCTCAAATCTGTCTCCAGAGAATGGCTGATCTTGCCAAAGAGAGTATTACAACTATGCGAAGAGTGATGGACCGGATGCTTGCATACTTTGATTCTGGCCATCACTGGGTTCCTCGAGATGGGTTGTCCTTAATTGTTTTGTCTGATATGAGCTACAAGTTGGAGAGTTCAG GGAATCAGCAGTTAATCTTGGCATCAGTTATTCGTCACCTGGACCACAAGAATATTTTTCACGATCTCCAGCTCAAATCCTGTGTTATCCGAGTTGCCACTGCGTTGGCTAGGCAGATCAGAATCAGTTCTGCGCTGACTGAAATTGGATCTGTAAGTGATCTGTGCAGGCATTTGAGGAAAAGCCTACAAGCGACGGTCGAAGCAGTGGGAGAAGAAGAGTTGAACTTGAATCATTCACTTCAGAATGCCATTGAAGATTGCTTAGTAGAAATAGCAAAGGGG GTTTGTGACGCACAACCACTATTTGACCTGATGGCTATAATGCTTGAGAAGATGCCCACTGCTGGAGCTGTTGCTAGGGCAACTATGGGTTCGTCAATTATACTGGCTCATATGATAGCATTAGTATCAGTCTCTTCAGCCCGTCGACAG GTGTTCCCCGAGGCACTTCTTGTTCAACTTCTGAATGTAATGTTATATCCAGATGTTGAAGTGCGAGTGAGAGGACACCAAATACTATCTATACTTCTGGTTCCAAATTCTAGCTGCCCCAGACAAGTAGCGTCTTCTGTACGAGCTAACTGTCCTTATGATTCAAGAAGATGGGAGTCTAGTACTGCATCTGCACTTGCTTCAATTACTGCTCGTCTTGAAAAGCTTAGGAGAGAGAAGAATGGTGCTATGCCAGAGAAGCAGGGCAATGCTGTTCAAGATGATTTTAAGGGCATGGACATTAGTAATGAAGAGGGAAAGCAGGGGTTTGCTCGCAAGAATTCCCCCAACTTTTGCAAGATTTCCATCATGGAAAAAACAGCGGGATCTGCCGGCTTATCTGATGTG GAGCCCTATATACTAAAGTTTAGTGAAGATCAGATAGGCCAGTTGCTATCTGCACTTTGGATACAAGCTAACCTTCCTGATAATTTGccttcaaattttgaagctatAGCTCACTCCTTCGTCCTGACCCTTCTTTCTTCACGTTTGACG AACCATAGTAAAAACCTTGTGATTCACTTCTTCCATCTTCCCCTGTCACTGCGGATTATATCCCTGGATGCTAATAATG GAATGTTGTTCCCAGCATGCCGCAGATCTATTTTTACCCTAGCTACTAGTATGTTGATGTTTGCCGCCAAGATATATCAAATCCATGATCTTAATGATCTGCTCAAATCGGTTGATCCATCTAAC ATGGATCCATATTTGGGCATCGGTGAGGACTTGCAATTATTTGTTAGGCCTCAGGCTGATGTTAGAGAGTATGGATCTGCTTTGGATAATCAAAATGCCTCATCGTTTCTCCTCCACTTGAGGAGCCAAATGTTTGAGCCTGACAAGGTCCTCCTGAACATCTTGATCCAAAGTCTATCTAATATTACCGAG GTTGCTGGAGAATATTTGGCTAAGCAGCTATCAGAGGCATATAAACCAGAAGATGAATTTGTTTTTGGTCCTCAATTAATACTTGATTTGGACAATAATCAAATTGTTGTCCACTCCAAAAAGTCTCTATCATTTGATAAG GAATTTTCAACTAATTCGTCTGTTGAGGATGACACGATGAGTGAAGCATCTGTTGTCATGACCGGAATGCCATCAACTCCATCTTTCTCTGATGTCATCAGTGTTGGGAAGCTTCTAGAAACG GCACTTGAGGTGGCTGGTCAAGTTGCTGGAACGACTGTTTCAACATCACCCCTTCCATATAATACCATGGCTAGTCAATGTGAAGCACTTGGCACGGGTCCGAGGAGGAAGCTTTCCAATTGGTTGGCCCATGAAAACAACTGTGCCAGATCAGCGGCAGATCACTTCTTACCAGAAACAGATGGGCGAACAGCAATTAGGAGG ATCACCGGCAACGTCGCCCCTCTTCAAGGAGACATAATGCCGATGGATCAATGCTTGACGATGAAACTGCCTCCGGCCAGCCCTTTTGACAACTTCCTCAAAGCAGCTGGGTGCTGA
- the LOC115752779 gene encoding homeobox protein knotted-1-like 1 isoform X2, which produces MEEFYRLDALVQCSDDMVRVESIAGAASTADAGDDNDFQGSLNDLVRSGSGRFMDSGEGSEMSELLKTQIATHPLYPQLVSAYIECQKVGAPPELATLLEEIGRDQKHRTGACAEFGVDPELDEFMESYCEVLHTYKEELSKPFDEATIFLNSIESQLSNLCIDAPTAFRSGHCISDEAGGSSEEELSCGEVEAPEGQEYLFGMPPCDKNLKEVLLRKYSGYLSSLRKEFLKKRKNGKLPKDARMTLLNWWNSHYRWPYPTEEEKLKLSEVTGLDQKQINNWFINQRKRHWKPSEDMRFALMEGVNSGI; this is translated from the exons ATGGAGGAGTTTTACAGGCTCGACGCTTTGGTCCAGTGTTCAGATGATATGGTTAGGGTAGAGAGCATCGCTGGTGCTGCTAGCACTGCTGATGCTGGTGACGACAATGATTTCCAAGGGTCCTTGAACGACTTGGTCCGGTCCGGGTCGGGTAGATTCATGGACTCCGGTGAAGGGTCCGAGATGTCTGAACTGCTCAAGACCCAGATTGCCACTCACCCTTTGTATCCTCAACTTGTGTCTGCCTATATAGAATGCCAAAAG GTTGGAGCACCTCCTGAACTAGCCACACTTCTTGAAGAGATCGGCCGAGACCAAAAACACCGGACCGGTGCTTGCGCCGAATTCGGAGTGGATCCGGAACTTGATGAGTTCATG GAATCCTACTGTGAGGTCCTTCACACATACAAGGAGGAGCTGTCCAAGCCCTTTGATGAGGCCACTATCTTCTTGAACAGCATCGAGTCACAACTTAGCAACCTTTGTATAGATGCTCCAACAGCTTTTCGTTCAGGGCATTGCATCTCAG ATGAAGCGGGCGGGAGTTCAGAAGAGGAGCTCAGCTGCGGGGAAGTGGAAGCACCGGAAGGTCAAGAATATTTGTTCGGAATGCCTCCTTGCGACAAGAACCTGAAGGAGGTTCTCCTGCGCAAGTACAGCGGTTACCTCAGCAGTTTGAGGAAGGAGTTcttgaaaaagaggaaaaacggGAAGTTACCGAAGGATGCGAGGATGACACTGCTCAACTGGTGGAACTCCCACTATCGATGGCCATATCCGACG GAAGAGGAAAAATTGAAACTATCTGAAGTCACGGGGCTAGACCAAAAGCAAATTAACAATTGGTTTATTAACCAGAGGAAGCGACATTGGAAGCCATCCGAAGACATGAGATTCGCCTTGATGGAGGGCGTCAACAGTGGTATTTGA
- the LOC115752779 gene encoding homeobox protein knotted-1-like 1 isoform X1, which yields MEEFYRLDALVQCSDDMVRVESIAGAASTADAGDDNDFQGSLNDLVRSGSGRFMDSGEGSEMSELLKTQIATHPLYPQLVSAYIECQKVGAPPELATLLEEIGRDQKHRTGACAEFGVDPELDEFMGETILMGVFLKESYCEVLHTYKEELSKPFDEATIFLNSIESQLSNLCIDAPTAFRSGHCISDEAGGSSEEELSCGEVEAPEGQEYLFGMPPCDKNLKEVLLRKYSGYLSSLRKEFLKKRKNGKLPKDARMTLLNWWNSHYRWPYPTEEEKLKLSEVTGLDQKQINNWFINQRKRHWKPSEDMRFALMEGVNSGI from the exons ATGGAGGAGTTTTACAGGCTCGACGCTTTGGTCCAGTGTTCAGATGATATGGTTAGGGTAGAGAGCATCGCTGGTGCTGCTAGCACTGCTGATGCTGGTGACGACAATGATTTCCAAGGGTCCTTGAACGACTTGGTCCGGTCCGGGTCGGGTAGATTCATGGACTCCGGTGAAGGGTCCGAGATGTCTGAACTGCTCAAGACCCAGATTGCCACTCACCCTTTGTATCCTCAACTTGTGTCTGCCTATATAGAATGCCAAAAG GTTGGAGCACCTCCTGAACTAGCCACACTTCTTGAAGAGATCGGCCGAGACCAAAAACACCGGACCGGTGCTTGCGCCGAATTCGGAGTGGATCCGGAACTTGATGAGTTCATG GGCGAGACAATCTTGATGGGTGTTTTCTTGAAGGAATCCTACTGTGAGGTCCTTCACACATACAAGGAGGAGCTGTCCAAGCCCTTTGATGAGGCCACTATCTTCTTGAACAGCATCGAGTCACAACTTAGCAACCTTTGTATAGATGCTCCAACAGCTTTTCGTTCAGGGCATTGCATCTCAG ATGAAGCGGGCGGGAGTTCAGAAGAGGAGCTCAGCTGCGGGGAAGTGGAAGCACCGGAAGGTCAAGAATATTTGTTCGGAATGCCTCCTTGCGACAAGAACCTGAAGGAGGTTCTCCTGCGCAAGTACAGCGGTTACCTCAGCAGTTTGAGGAAGGAGTTcttgaaaaagaggaaaaacggGAAGTTACCGAAGGATGCGAGGATGACACTGCTCAACTGGTGGAACTCCCACTATCGATGGCCATATCCGACG GAAGAGGAAAAATTGAAACTATCTGAAGTCACGGGGCTAGACCAAAAGCAAATTAACAATTGGTTTATTAACCAGAGGAAGCGACATTGGAAGCCATCCGAAGACATGAGATTCGCCTTGATGGAGGGCGTCAACAGTGGTATTTGA